The stretch of DNA GGAAGGCATAGCGGCGGCTGCGACGCAGTGTAGCCACCTGAAGTACCCCGATGCGTACCAGTACCACAATGAGAATGGGGATTTGGAAGGCCAGGCCGAAGGCGAGCGAGAATTTGACGATGAGCGAGAGATAACTATCGACTTTGGGCATGGCGGTAATATCACCGCCCGAAAAACTCACGAAAAAGTGGAAGGCATTGGGGAATACGATAAAGTAGGCAAACAGCATCCCGCCGATGAACAGGAAAATGGAGGCAAAAATTAGCGGAAAAAAGGCCTTGCGCTCATGCTCATAAAGGCCCGGCGCTATGAAGGCCCAGAATTGGTAGAGTACGACGGGTAATGCCAGAACAAAGCCGGATAGCAAGGAAAGCTGCACATAAGTCAAAAATACTTCGGGTAAACTGGTGTAAATTAAGTGGCTGCCCTTTGGTAGTACATCAATGAGTGGGGCAGCCAGAATATTATAAATCGTTTTGGAGAAGGGATAAGAAACCAAAAAACCGGCGAAAATAGAGATCACTGCAAATAATACGCGGCGGCGCAATTCCAGCAAATGGCCGATAAAAGTGTTCTCCGCCAACTTATCCATGCTTAAAAAATATCCTTAGGCGGTATCGAGGTATGAGTGAATTTGATAATGGGTAAGCGGTAAAATACTTGGTGGAGGCCCAGGCTGTAGTGTGTCGGTATAATAGTGGCGAACTTCTGCCAGCGCATCAGGCGCGCATCAGGCTCGAAATCAA from Acidithiobacillus sp. encodes:
- the tatC gene encoding twin-arginine translocase subunit TatC; amino-acid sequence: MDKLAENTFIGHLLELRRRVLFAVISIFAGFLVSYPFSKTIYNILAAPLIDVLPKGSHLIYTSLPEVFLTYVQLSLLSGFVLALPVVLYQFWAFIAPGLYEHERKAFFPLIFASIFLFIGGMLFAYFIVFPNAFHFFVSFSGGDITAMPKVDSYLSLIVKFSLAFGLAFQIPILIVVLVRIGVLQVATLRRSRRYAFLICAIASAVLSPPDVLSMVMLLIPMYMLFEVGLFFAARLPAVRSADEDTADDAVESSRSAADEMDAAEESFRSRDEDKPKI